One Aegilops tauschii subsp. strangulata cultivar AL8/78 chromosome 7, Aet v6.0, whole genome shotgun sequence genomic window carries:
- the LOC109764238 gene encoding uncharacterized protein: MDPVEETPEVVMGLYGGPARRVESGASETMLLWGLGQPASHRPNAFARQGLPAFPIDACGRRLTLHQQPSSFRGASGVTGAVVWDSAVVLAKFLEHAADGGLLPVRGARAVDLGAGCGLVSVVAALLGARVVATDLPDRVRLLRKNLEENVPVGGGAGGSAAVAELVWGDEYELDPELLLWLDQEAEPPELVLGSDVVYSEEAVGDLLATLTRLAGPRTTVLLAGELRNDVVVECFLEAAMGEFEIGCIEQEHWHPDFRTNRVAIFVLVKKKKKKVSSP, translated from the exons ATGGATCCGGTGGAAGAGACGCCGGAGGTGGTGATGGGCTTGTACGGGGGCCCGGCGCGCCGTGTCGAGAGCGGAGCATCAGAGACGATGCTCCTGTGGGGCCTGGGCCAGCCGGCGTCCCACCGCCCCAACGCCTTCGCGCGGCAGGGCTTGCCGGCCTTCCCCATCGACGCGTGCGGCCGCCGCCTGACGCTCCACCAGCAGCCGTCCTCCTTCCGTGGCGCCTCGGGGGTCACGGGCGCCGTCGTCTGGGACAGCGCCGTCGTGCTCGCCAAGTTCCTCGAGCACGCGGCCGACGGCGGCCTGCTGCCGGTGCGCGGCGCGCGCGCAGTGGACCTCGGCGCCGGGTGCGGGCTGGTGTCCGTCGTGGCCGCGCTGCTCGGCGCGCGGGTTGTGGCGACGGACCTGCCCGACCGCGTCCGGCTGCTCCGCAAGAACCTCGAGGAGAACGTCCCTGTCGGGGGTGGCGCGGGCgggtcggcggcggtggcggagctgGTGTGGGGCGACGAGTACGAGCTGGACCCGGAGCTGCTGCTCTGGCTCGACCAAGAGGCAGAGCCGCCGGAGCTGGTGCTGGGGTCCGACGTGGTGTACAGCGAGGAGGCCGTCGGCGACCTGCTGGCCACGCTCACCCGGCTCGCCGGGCCGCGCACCACCGTGCTGCTCGCCGGAGAGCTCCGCAACG ACGTGGTTGTGGAGTGCTTCCTGGAGGCGGCCATGGGGGAGTTTGAGATCGGTTGCATCGAGCAGGAGCATTGGCACCCCGACTTCCGCACCAACCGCGTCGCCATCTTCGTCCTcgtcaagaagaagaagaagaaggtctCATCGCCATAG